From a single Mobula birostris isolate sMobBir1 chromosome 13, sMobBir1.hap1, whole genome shotgun sequence genomic region:
- the LOC140208631 gene encoding NACHT, LRR and PYD domains-containing protein 3-like, which produces MEGGVHGVSLALTAENQFSGEEHRKISDLADKGERADSSKLLLSLVMEKGSRARRVMWETFVKMRIGVPKLDKILKEIQAHGCVPVHQSIPTIPGELKDVQQKHKETLRAQTETLRVNTILMREKVKVFQLVDRYAELTVISTVRDRRLVEHELLARGRDHEEWTEKHLRRELEKIRTHQLIQSNFSRSKSKSGSSAAVAGVPGIGKTTMVQKIVYDWATGKIYQQFQFVFSFKFRELNTINCIINLSNLVLFFYPYLRNVLETLWNNPERLLFIFDGLDEFKDKIDFADSWRDTEPQHQCLDPEFRCKVSDIVYSLIQHKLLPGCSVLVTTRPTALHLLEKAKIGIWAEILGFLGEERKEYFIRYFEDRTVAEAVFKHVKENEILYTMSYNPSYCWILALALGPFFTQRVRDPQRVPKTITQLYSYYIYNILKNHGREIENPRDVLLRVGQMAFRGVSEKKIVFTDGDLINYNLQPSQFLSGFLMELLEREDSGRCVVYTFPHLTIQEFAAAVAQFLTLNPGDILKLLPEAHSTTDGRFEVFLRFVAGLSNPMTARGLEEFLGPFPHETTCQVIDWVKEEVKRQSGNTKSEAGKRSLLNTLHYLFESQNRGLAQAALGSVKTLSFSGMTLTPIDCAVLSHVIGLCDTIKHLDLQSCHIQSEGIQRLGPGLHKCQELGLGANKLGNSGVKLVSAALRNPECKIRKLGLRGVRISDSAVDDLVSSLSANTSLTELILSFNQMGDSGVKMLSVALRNPGCKIQTLGLESVSLRESGVEDLASALSANPSLTELNLSKNNLEDSGVKLVSAALRNPECKIQKLRLGNVGLTGSGAEDLASALTTNQSLTVLYLNDNKLGDSGVELLSAALRNPECTIRELVLIDVGLTDSGAKDLISALSTNPSLTELDLGANSLTDRSVPALRVLILTHPSLKKIDLGDNQFSETGRKELRSLQEPRPGLTVMV; this is translated from the exons ATGGAAGGAGGGGTGCACGGAGTGAGCCTGGCGTTAACGGccgagaatcagttcagtggagaggaacatcgg AAAATCTCTGATCTCGCTGATAAGGGAGAGCGGGCGGACAGTTCTAAACtcctcctgagcctggtgatggagaaaggctcccgcgcccggagggtgatgtgggaaacCTTTGTCAAAATGCGGATTGGTGTTCCAAAGTTGGACAAAATACTGAAAGAAATACAGGCACATG GTTGTGTTCCGGTCCATCAATCCATACCGACGATTCCCGGTGAGCTGAAAG atgttcagcagaaacacaaggagactctgcgggcacaaactgaaacactgagagtgaacacgatcctgatgagggagaaggtgaaggttttccagctggttgatcgatacgctgagctcacggtcatttctactgttcgagatcggagactggtggaacatgagctgctggcaagaggcagagaccacgaggagtggacAGAAAAACATCTCCGCAGAGAGCTGGAAAAAATCCGGACTCATCAGTTGATCCAGAGCAACTTTTCCCGGAGTAAATCCAAATCTGGGAGTtcggcagcagtggccggagtcccggggatcgggaaaacaacaatggtacaaaagattgtttatgactgggccacggggaaaatataccaacagttccagtttgtcttcagtttcaaattccgagAGCTAAACACTATCAATTGCATAATAAACCTCTCGAACCTGGTGCTGTTTTTCTATCCATACCTGAGGAATGTTCTGGAAACATTGTGGAATAATCCAGAGAGGttgctgtttatattcgatggtttggatgaattcaagGACAAAATTGATTTTGCTGACAGTTGGAGAGACACAGAACCTCAGCACCAGTGCCTAGACCCTGAATTCCGTTGCAaagtgtctgacattgtgtacagtttaatccagcacaagctgctcccagggtgttcagtgctggtgaccacccgtcccactgcgttacatttattggaaaaggcGAAGATCGGTatctgggctgaaatcctgggatttctTGGAGAGGAACGaaaggaatatttcatcaggtATTTTGAAGATCGGACGGTGGcagaagctgttttcaaacacgtgaaggagaacgagatcctgtacaccatgagctacaacccctcctactgctggatcctcgctctggcactgggccccttcttcacacaaagagtcagggacccgcagcgagttcccaagaccatcacccaactgtattcctactatatttacaacatcctgaaaaaccatggccgtgagattgagaacccccgtgatgtgttactcagggttggtcagatggccttcagaggagtatctgagaagaagattgtgtttacCGATGGTGATTTgatcaactacaatctgcagccttcccagttcctgtctgggttcctgatggagcttttggagagagaggattctggccggtgtgtggtgtacacattcccacacctcaccatccaagagtttgcagctgcagtcgcacaattccTGACTCTAAATCCCGgggatatcctgaaactcctccctGAAGCCCACAGCACGACAGATGGGcgatttgaggtatttctccgttttgttgctggtctctccaacccaatgacagctcggggcctggaggagtttctgggtccatttcctcatgAAACAACCTGCcaggtgattgactgggtgaaggaggaggttaaacgccagagtggaaacacgaagagtgaagctggtaaaaggagcctcctgaacacattgcactacctgtttgagtctcagaatcgtggactggctcaggCCGCACTGGGATCTGTGAAAACACTTTCCTTCAGTGGAATGACgctgaccccgattgactgcgcggtcctgtctcatgtcatcggactctgtgatacaataaaacacctcGACTTGCAGAGCTGCCACATTCAGagtgaaggaatccagcggctgggacccgggctgcacaagtgccaggAGTTGGG acttggggcgaataaactgggaaattcaggagtgaaactggtgtctgcggctctgaggaacccggagtgtaaaatacggAAACTGGG GTTGAGGGGTGTCAGAATCTCAGATTCTGCTGTCGACGATCTCGTCTCCTCTCTCAGTGCAAACACATCACTGACGGAGCTAATCCTGAGTTTTAATCAaatgggagattcaggagtgaaaatgttgtctgttgctctgaggaacccggggtgtaaaatacagacactggg GCTGGAGAGTGTCAGTCTCAGAGAATCTGGTGTCGAGGATCTCGCCTCTGCTCTCAGtgcaaacccatcactgacggagctgaaccTGAGCAAAAATAACCTGgaagattcaggagtgaaactggtgtctgcggctctgaggaacccagagtgtaaaatacagaaactgag gctgggcaatgtcggtctcacaggttctggtgccgaggatctcgcctCCGCTCTGACTACAAATCAATCACTGACGGTGCTGTACctgaatgataataaactgggagattcaggagtggaACTGCTGTCTGCAGCTCTGAGAAACCCGGAGTGTACAATACGGGAACTTGT gctgattgatgtcggtctcacagattctggtgccaagGATCTcatctccgctctcagtacaaacccatcactgacggagctggacCTGGGAGCAAACTCGCTCACAGAccgatctg